A stretch of DNA from Paenibacillus sp. FSL W8-0186:
CTTCTCGCTCACGCTCTTTACTTCGCTTTCCCAATCGGAGTACACGCTCGCCGTGTCAATGAAATTACCCCCGAGGCCGCAATAAGCGTCCATCAGAGCAAAAGAATCGGCCTCGCCAATCGCACCGCCGATCGTTGCCGTTCCGAAGCATATCCGGGAAGCATGCAGCTCGGTATGCGGTATTGTTGCATATTTCATAGGAACCCTCCTCACTGAATAAAACGATGCTCATTCTCTAAAGTATCGCACTTCAGCAGTACATAAAGCAAAGGGGAACACCACCCTTTACGGGCGGTATTCCCTCTCCAATCAGAGCTTGGCGCACCAGGCAACCAGGCTTCTCATCACCTTAATAAACCACGGCATCAGCAGGCCATCGGATAAATGAGCCGGCGTGATGCAGCCGACACGGCCAGACCCGTAGCTGTGATACCAGCCGGCCACGGCTTCTCCGTCCTTGGAGGACGAGCGCATAAATATATTCGTCTCTTCCTCCTTACATTCGACAAAATAATGCTCGTCCAGGAAGCTGAAAGCCTCTCCTAAGTCGCCCAGCTCCGTTCCGGCCACCGGCGTATAAGTCACAACACTGGGCTCTGGATGCATAAGGAAGCGGCCGCGAAGCATTCTCACATATTCCCCGTCTTCCGGATAAGATGCCAGTCCCGAATGCCATGCCAGCCATGCTCCCCCGCCGGCCACATATTTCTCGATCTGCCCGGCCGCCTGTTCTGTCATCCAGTACCTCACCTGCTCCGCTTCCGGATCGATGTAATTCCCGGCAAACAAAACAACTAAATCGGGCGATTTGACCAATTCTTGCTCTAACTGCCCGACAACCGCATATGTGACCTGAGCTTGAGCCTTGCTCGTAAAAGGCTCGATAACCCGCTCCCAAGATTGCCTGGCCAGTTCTCCATCATGATAATAATCGCCAACGACTACGAGTATACGCTTCATCCATCATCATCTCCGTTCCGCCCTGCTTAATACGGCATAGGCTCTCCTTTATGAGTAATCATCCAGCTCTCTTGCGCAGGCACAACCTTCCTCTCGGCCAGATTCAGCAGGCCAATGGCCGTATCCCCAGGGTCTCCTGGCGCTTGCTCTCCCCCCATCGGCGTTCGAATCCACCCCGGGTGGACGTTATACACGGCGAAG
This window harbors:
- a CDS encoding ThuA domain-containing protein, with the translated sequence MKRILVVVGDYYHDGELARQSWERVIEPFTSKAQAQVTYAVVGQLEQELVKSPDLVVLFAGNYIDPEAEQVRYWMTEQAAGQIEKYVAGGGAWLAWHSGLASYPEDGEYVRMLRGRFLMHPEPSVVTYTPVAGTELGDLGEAFSFLDEHYFVECKEEETNIFMRSSSKDGEAVAGWYHSYGSGRVGCITPAHLSDGLLMPWFIKVMRSLVAWCAKL